One window from the genome of Rhodopirellula halodulae encodes:
- a CDS encoding VWA domain-containing protein, producing the protein MLTFAHLWCFAFLPLPWLLRLALPAQQRHEVSVRVPFGSRLRKVLGQPGISPIKRTDWEGAILNSLIWLCVLTAVARPQWVEPPVVKEVPTRDLLLLVDLSGSMDQEDFQNSAGKKVARLDAVKEVLSEFLEKRKGDRVGLVVFGDAAYLQTPFTTDLKLALELLAECEVGMAGPRTAFGDAIGLGVGLFDPDSDRSKTIIALTDGNDTKSHLPPVEAARVAAQRDITIYTVAIGDPTTVGEDKLDEQGLKDVASEAGGKYFFAADREHLAGIYDELNKIETNQIQTVSHRPRTDVYYLPLLAGLCLSILDKAWLARRGRRNHSSHQRDHHIRVNPVTGEMEVAA; encoded by the coding sequence ATGCTGACCTTTGCCCACCTTTGGTGCTTCGCGTTTTTGCCGCTGCCTTGGTTGCTACGTTTGGCATTGCCCGCCCAACAACGCCACGAAGTATCGGTCCGAGTTCCATTCGGCAGTCGCCTGCGCAAGGTTCTCGGCCAACCAGGGATCTCCCCCATCAAGCGAACCGACTGGGAAGGAGCGATCCTGAACAGTCTGATTTGGCTGTGCGTCCTGACCGCCGTCGCTCGACCACAATGGGTCGAACCACCAGTGGTCAAAGAAGTCCCAACGAGAGACCTGCTGTTACTGGTTGACCTCTCCGGTTCGATGGACCAGGAGGACTTTCAAAACTCGGCCGGCAAGAAAGTCGCTCGTTTGGATGCGGTCAAGGAGGTCCTCAGCGAGTTCCTCGAAAAACGCAAGGGCGACCGCGTTGGCTTGGTCGTTTTCGGCGATGCCGCGTACTTGCAAACGCCTTTCACGACCGACCTCAAGCTCGCGTTGGAATTGCTCGCTGAATGCGAAGTCGGAATGGCCGGACCACGCACCGCGTTTGGCGATGCGATCGGTTTGGGCGTCGGTCTTTTCGATCCAGACTCCGATCGATCCAAAACCATCATCGCGCTGACGGACGGCAATGACACCAAAAGCCACCTGCCACCGGTCGAAGCCGCTCGCGTTGCAGCTCAACGCGATATCACCATCTACACGGTTGCGATTGGTGATCCGACCACGGTGGGCGAGGACAAACTGGATGAACAGGGACTGAAAGACGTGGCCAGTGAAGCCGGTGGAAAATACTTCTTCGCCGCGGACCGCGAACACCTGGCCGGTATCTACGACGAGCTGAACAAGATCGAAACCAATCAAATCCAAACCGTCAGCCATCGACCTCGGACCGATGTCTACTATCTCCCACTGCTCGCCGGCCTTTGCTTGTCCATTTTGGATAAGGCTTGGTTGGCTCGCCGCGGAAGACGAAACCACTCTTCGCATCAACGAGACCATCACATCCGAGTCAATCCGGTCACGGGCGAGATGGAGGTGGCAGCATGA
- a CDS encoding BatD family protein: MTPSTVFSADDETPQPVEIDVPNPKAWVGQRLSFTVKVRAPGSFVGATSFTLPQISRAVIVQVGSPVVSSEDVGDESWFVQTHEFALYSQASGQVTIPAFEVRYSNRDGFTGPSTDHSEQTPAAQVEIQRPPDQAPNVFLVTTDNIKVEEKWEPSPGKAQQGDVIQRVITQTADEVSGMVLAPPPSKVPEGVQVYLKSPEVTDNTERGEFTGQRRDTVKYQLQRSGQITLPAIRYVWWDPEKESFGSTTLPEVTFDVAAAPQPHIADTDNQNRAWLPWIMLTVAALIAFAATQTQRIRGCWQTLHRWWNPPERVASKKLIQACQSNNASAAEAAWSEWQNVTSSDQNVSAELNPAELDAAIMELHRSLYGGDVDSSWNGQPLRQAFERSRQHGSVGQFGSVGQLGSVGERVSRPLPPLNPL; encoded by the coding sequence TTGACACCATCGACCGTTTTCTCGGCGGACGACGAAACGCCCCAACCAGTCGAAATCGACGTCCCCAATCCCAAAGCGTGGGTGGGTCAGCGTCTGTCGTTCACCGTGAAGGTCCGTGCGCCCGGGTCCTTTGTCGGGGCAACCTCATTCACCTTGCCGCAGATTTCTCGCGCCGTGATCGTCCAGGTGGGTTCACCCGTCGTCTCCTCCGAGGACGTTGGCGACGAATCCTGGTTCGTTCAAACACACGAATTCGCGTTGTACTCTCAAGCCTCCGGTCAGGTCACCATACCGGCATTTGAGGTTCGTTATTCGAATCGCGACGGCTTCACCGGGCCTTCCACAGATCATTCAGAACAGACCCCAGCAGCCCAGGTCGAGATTCAACGACCACCCGACCAAGCCCCAAACGTTTTCCTGGTCACGACGGACAACATCAAAGTCGAGGAGAAATGGGAACCCAGTCCGGGCAAGGCTCAACAAGGTGACGTGATTCAGCGAGTGATCACTCAAACCGCGGACGAAGTGTCCGGGATGGTACTCGCGCCGCCGCCAAGCAAGGTTCCCGAGGGTGTCCAGGTCTATCTCAAATCCCCCGAAGTCACCGACAACACGGAACGAGGCGAGTTCACGGGACAACGACGCGATACGGTGAAGTACCAGCTTCAGCGATCGGGGCAAATCACCCTGCCCGCGATTCGTTATGTGTGGTGGGATCCAGAGAAAGAAAGCTTCGGATCAACGACCTTGCCCGAAGTCACCTTTGATGTGGCTGCCGCGCCTCAGCCCCATATTGCAGACACCGACAATCAGAATCGAGCCTGGCTTCCGTGGATCATGCTGACGGTTGCGGCCCTGATCGCATTCGCGGCGACTCAGACGCAACGCATCCGAGGCTGTTGGCAAACGCTTCACCGATGGTGGAATCCACCGGAACGTGTCGCGTCCAAAAAACTCATTCAAGCCTGTCAATCGAACAACGCGTCTGCGGCAGAGGCAGCTTGGTCCGAATGGCAAAACGTCACCTCATCAGACCAGAACGTTTCCGCCGAACTCAATCCCGCCGAACTCGATGCCGCCATCATGGAACTGCATCGGTCGCTTTATGGTGGCGACGTCGATTCGAGCTGGAACGGTCAACCGCTGCGTCAGGCTTTTGAGCGATCACGTCAACATGGCTCGGTGGGGCAATTCGGTTCAGTGGGTCAACTCGGATCGGTCGGGGAACGTGTCTCTCGCCCATTGCCACCGCTGAACCCCTTGTGA
- a CDS encoding DcaP family trimeric outer membrane transporter, which yields MNSRSLDRERTISSLATRMILQAMERTRNRLAGQWFGRWSTAFIASMVLLGQANVMGEESFANLLQSMTVVPGEDTLLAAHFRELDRELAAIEEPIIASSIPDPEPIAWVGDSSGNALPGNVSWNGSSQPFLTEAFDRPSGVQKQNNFTVFPDFDSGIVIEGDGVALKIGGFVKADFISDFDPIDSEDSFDTSEIAVGAADRENSRFHSKASRLSFDTRWRIHEQAVRAFIEADFFGGEDGANGSLRLRHAYGTMGYFTAGQTWTTFTHPSAVPQTLDFEGAVSNVNRRQGLVRVDLPLGDSGLSWAVSLEDPQIDIEIPTGVMGEGRTESPDFITHVKLERERGDFQAAMVIRELGFQRNGDPVITDTAWGFNFTGSLGLSEATRVYSQITFGEGIGSYRGSPDVVATGPTSAQILPMFGWMIGTKHIWSDRWTSNLTYSELSLDPIAGQSGSNLRDTTYLAVNLIHNPVDRVFIGAEYLYGTRENQNSQRADATRLQMTFGFYLP from the coding sequence ATGAATTCGCGATCATTGGACCGAGAACGAACGATCTCTTCCCTTGCCACACGAATGATTCTTCAAGCGATGGAACGAACGCGAAATCGTCTAGCCGGCCAATGGTTTGGGCGATGGTCGACGGCTTTCATCGCATCGATGGTGTTGCTTGGGCAGGCGAACGTCATGGGCGAGGAGTCGTTTGCAAACCTGTTGCAATCGATGACCGTGGTTCCAGGCGAAGACACGTTGCTGGCGGCCCACTTTCGAGAGTTGGATCGCGAATTGGCTGCGATCGAGGAACCGATCATTGCTTCGTCGATACCTGATCCGGAGCCGATTGCCTGGGTGGGTGATTCGTCTGGGAACGCATTACCGGGTAACGTTTCTTGGAACGGTTCGAGCCAGCCTTTTTTGACCGAAGCGTTCGACCGTCCGTCGGGAGTTCAAAAGCAGAACAACTTCACGGTCTTTCCTGACTTTGATTCGGGGATCGTGATCGAAGGCGACGGGGTGGCACTCAAGATCGGTGGCTTTGTGAAAGCCGACTTCATTTCAGATTTCGATCCGATTGACTCAGAAGATTCTTTTGACACCAGCGAGATCGCAGTCGGTGCTGCGGACCGCGAAAATTCGCGGTTTCATTCGAAGGCATCTCGCTTGAGCTTTGACACCCGTTGGCGAATCCACGAGCAAGCCGTTCGTGCCTTCATCGAAGCGGACTTCTTTGGTGGCGAAGACGGTGCGAACGGATCGTTGAGGCTGCGTCATGCGTACGGAACCATGGGCTACTTCACCGCGGGTCAGACTTGGACAACGTTCACGCATCCGTCGGCGGTGCCACAGACGTTGGACTTTGAAGGTGCCGTTTCCAACGTGAACCGACGGCAAGGTTTGGTGCGTGTGGATTTGCCGTTGGGTGATAGCGGTTTGTCTTGGGCCGTGTCGCTCGAGGATCCGCAGATCGACATCGAAATCCCAACGGGCGTGATGGGAGAGGGACGCACCGAATCGCCGGACTTCATCACCCACGTCAAATTGGAACGCGAACGTGGCGATTTCCAAGCCGCGATGGTGATTCGTGAACTCGGATTTCAACGAAACGGGGATCCGGTCATCACGGACACCGCGTGGGGGTTCAATTTCACCGGGTCGCTTGGATTGTCCGAGGCCACTCGCGTTTATTCGCAGATCACGTTTGGAGAAGGAATCGGAAGCTACCGGGGCTCGCCCGATGTTGTGGCAACCGGACCGACCTCCGCGCAGATCCTGCCGATGTTTGGTTGGATGATCGGTACCAAGCACATTTGGAGCGACCGCTGGACGTCCAACTTGACCTACAGCGAGTTGTCGTTGGATCCCATTGCTGGGCAATCAGGATCGAACTTGCGCGACACGACGTATCTCGCCGTGAACTTGATTCACAATCCTGTCGACAGAGTCTTCATCGGTGCTGAGTACCTGTATGGCACGCGGGAGAACCAGAATTCACAGCGAGCCGATGCGACACGCTTGCAGATGACCTTCGGTTTCTATTTGCCGTAA
- a CDS encoding mu-protocadherin- cell-suface protein has product MNRNNLLRWMSSRWISAALAMSLVMLVTPAVEAGGFGGRGGGGGGRGGGGGRSFGGGGARPSMGGARPNMGGGANFNRGNMGGNFGGANRMPTSRPQTSMPHVGGGNFSRPNVSQPNINRPNFNRPSTGLPGTTRPSLPGGSTRPSRPDISRPDLSRPNLGTPNRPDRPSTLPGNRPSGNRPSVDRPNINRPGGMDRPSRPGGSGGLNRPGGIDRPSRPGSGGRPDMPDFGKLPSGRPSAGDVGNFLGLDGPLRPSGPGNADRPSRDRPNIDRPNTDRPDRDRPNIDRPGDGDRPGRPGDRPNGRPGDRPGSDRPNFDRPGDRPGLDHRPDPGDRLPPNRRPDINIGDVNIGNNNVINNRLDWANIDNNRFNQINNRWQNRLANVSNWPTIPPHRFDHFRDWGNDVRNRWRYHRHDCFRPNWWGRYPFRFCGWHYFYSFRFYPYTYWWSTPTYPMVNNWFTWSTPTTAQQPVYYDYGSGGNVTYEDNRVYIGGEEVASTEEFAQSAAELATVEAPADEQTAEESEWLPLGTFALTTDADDAEPNRIVQLAVNKEGIVSGTLHNEKTGETQAIQGRVDKDTQRVAMRIGESEDVVAETGIYNLTQDEASVLVHFGTETQDTYMLVRLPNPEDSDGSGDSADADSDDEN; this is encoded by the coding sequence ATGAACCGAAACAATTTGTTGCGTTGGATGTCGTCCCGTTGGATCTCAGCCGCCTTGGCCATGTCGCTGGTCATGCTGGTGACGCCTGCCGTCGAAGCCGGTGGTTTCGGTGGTCGTGGTGGCGGCGGTGGTGGTCGCGGCGGAGGAGGCGGACGTTCATTTGGTGGAGGCGGGGCTCGACCCAGCATGGGCGGCGCAAGGCCAAACATGGGCGGCGGAGCAAACTTCAACCGAGGCAACATGGGCGGGAACTTTGGCGGTGCCAATCGAATGCCGACCTCGCGTCCGCAAACCAGCATGCCACATGTTGGCGGTGGAAACTTCAGCCGTCCCAACGTTAGCCAACCGAATATCAACCGTCCGAATTTCAACCGTCCATCGACCGGATTGCCCGGCACCACTCGCCCCAGTCTCCCTGGTGGTTCGACGCGTCCGTCACGTCCCGACATATCGCGGCCGGACCTATCACGTCCCAATCTCGGCACCCCGAACCGTCCCGATCGCCCCAGCACCTTGCCGGGCAATCGGCCGTCTGGAAACCGTCCGTCGGTGGACCGCCCCAACATCAATCGTCCCGGTGGCATGGACCGCCCCAGTCGTCCAGGCGGCTCCGGTGGTTTGAACCGTCCGGGCGGAATCGATCGCCCGTCACGGCCGGGAAGTGGTGGTCGTCCCGACATGCCCGATTTTGGCAAGCTACCCAGCGGCCGACCTTCCGCCGGCGATGTTGGCAACTTCTTGGGCTTGGATGGTCCTCTTCGACCAAGCGGCCCAGGCAATGCCGATCGTCCCAGTCGCGACCGCCCCAATATTGACCGCCCAAACACTGATCGGCCAGATCGCGACCGGCCCAACATCGATCGTCCTGGCGATGGTGACCGACCGGGTCGCCCCGGCGATCGTCCGAATGGACGCCCTGGAGATCGTCCCGGATCGGATCGCCCTAATTTCGATCGTCCTGGTGATCGTCCCGGACTGGATCATCGCCCTGATCCGGGTGACCGCTTGCCGCCGAATCGACGTCCCGACATCAACATCGGCGACGTGAACATCGGCAACAACAACGTCATCAACAACCGACTCGATTGGGCCAACATCGACAACAACCGATTCAACCAAATCAACAATCGCTGGCAAAACCGCTTGGCCAACGTCAGCAATTGGCCGACGATTCCCCCACATCGTTTCGATCACTTCCGCGATTGGGGCAACGATGTGCGTAACCGATGGCGCTATCACCGCCACGATTGCTTCCGACCGAATTGGTGGGGACGTTACCCTTTCCGCTTCTGCGGTTGGCACTATTTCTATTCCTTCCGCTTCTACCCCTACACCTATTGGTGGAGCACGCCGACCTACCCCATGGTCAACAACTGGTTCACCTGGAGCACGCCAACGACCGCACAGCAACCTGTGTACTACGACTACGGCAGCGGTGGAAACGTGACCTACGAAGACAATCGCGTGTACATCGGTGGAGAGGAAGTCGCCTCCACCGAGGAATTCGCCCAATCGGCAGCAGAGCTCGCGACGGTGGAGGCGCCCGCGGATGAACAAACCGCAGAAGAATCCGAATGGCTTCCCCTGGGTACCTTTGCTTTGACCACAGACGCGGATGATGCGGAACCCAACCGAATCGTCCAATTGGCGGTCAATAAAGAAGGCATCGTCTCCGGAACGCTGCACAACGAGAAAACCGGTGAAACGCAGGCCATCCAGGGGCGTGTCGACAAGGACACCCAACGCGTTGCGATGAGAATTGGTGAAAGTGAAGACGTGGTTGCCGAAACGGGCATCTATAATCTGACCCAAGATGAGGCGTCGGTCCTGGTTCATTTTGGAACCGAGACCCAAGACACCTACATGCTCGTGCGACTGCCGAACCCTGAGGATTCGGACGGCTCCGGCGACTCCGCCGACGCTGACTCGGACGATGAAAACTGA
- a CDS encoding vWA domain-containing protein, which translates to MNDAISAFHFIRPWAFVLIPIAGAVAWWWKTSSDPLRGWRTQIDSDLLSALTSDGSTANDAWWKRESNLVFLSAGWLLAVVAIAGPTWKVEANPFAQDAQPLVILLKADESMASTALTTPPLERAKLKIADLASVRKGDPLGLVAYSGSAHAVLPPTEDTTVVAEMAAEINPSIMPKSGDALDQAILEAGRLLENHDGATILVMADQANLDAKQVIDAHQSIGAPAIEFLSLLPEESQETQSLQSLADSLRGQRVPLTVDDRDIQSIIQFAERRSSTGLAGKSDRWQEAGYWLSPVLACMVAMSFRREKSERQEPAK; encoded by the coding sequence ATGAACGACGCAATCAGTGCGTTCCATTTCATCCGGCCGTGGGCGTTTGTGTTGATCCCAATTGCGGGTGCGGTTGCGTGGTGGTGGAAGACCAGCTCCGATCCACTGCGAGGCTGGCGAACACAAATTGACTCGGACTTGCTCTCCGCATTGACAAGTGACGGATCCACCGCGAACGACGCTTGGTGGAAACGTGAATCCAACTTGGTTTTCTTGTCGGCAGGATGGCTGCTGGCCGTGGTTGCCATCGCGGGCCCGACGTGGAAAGTCGAAGCCAACCCATTTGCGCAAGACGCTCAACCCTTGGTCATCCTCCTGAAAGCGGACGAGAGCATGGCATCGACGGCTCTCACCACTCCGCCGTTGGAACGAGCCAAACTGAAGATTGCCGACTTGGCGTCAGTTCGGAAAGGGGATCCGCTCGGCCTGGTTGCGTATTCCGGATCGGCACATGCGGTCCTTCCACCGACCGAAGACACGACGGTGGTCGCGGAAATGGCGGCTGAGATCAATCCATCCATCATGCCGAAATCCGGCGACGCCCTGGACCAAGCCATCTTGGAAGCCGGGCGCCTGCTAGAAAACCATGACGGGGCAACGATCCTGGTCATGGCCGACCAAGCAAACCTGGACGCCAAACAGGTCATCGACGCTCATCAATCAATCGGCGCACCGGCGATTGAGTTCCTGAGTCTGCTCCCGGAAGAGTCGCAAGAAACTCAGTCGCTGCAATCATTGGCAGATTCGCTTCGCGGACAACGCGTTCCACTGACCGTGGACGATCGAGATATCCAATCGATCATTCAGTTTGCAGAGCGTCGCTCTTCGACGGGTCTGGCGGGCAAAAGCGATCGCTGGCAAGAAGCTGGGTACTGGTTGTCGCCTGTGCTGGCCTGCATGGTCGCAATGTCATTTCGCCGCGAAAAATCAGAACGTCAGGAGCCAGCCAAGTGA
- a CDS encoding DUF4381 domain-containing protein, protein MKTSDATNLDRLHDIVEPAPVSWWPLASGWYMLLGGLALLLVGAAWKWWRHWCANAYRREALKELQTATSVADISTLLRRTALVTTPREHLAGLTGLNWADWLSQQLPSATDPSMPRSVRDQLTSSVYQPSADDDPNANSVEELRSYAKKWIAHHQLQRPETESPAAGNLNRKAM, encoded by the coding sequence ATGAAAACCAGCGACGCGACCAATCTTGATCGCTTGCACGACATTGTGGAGCCAGCCCCCGTGTCTTGGTGGCCTCTGGCGTCCGGTTGGTACATGCTCCTGGGCGGACTGGCCTTGTTGCTCGTTGGGGCGGCTTGGAAATGGTGGCGGCATTGGTGTGCCAATGCCTATCGCCGCGAAGCTTTGAAGGAACTGCAGACCGCGACTTCGGTGGCGGATATCTCCACTCTTCTTCGGCGAACAGCTTTGGTCACCACGCCCAGAGAGCATCTGGCTGGTTTGACCGGTTTGAATTGGGCAGATTGGCTGTCGCAGCAATTACCCTCCGCGACCGATCCGTCCATGCCGAGGTCCGTTCGGGACCAACTGACAAGCTCGGTGTATCAGCCTTCGGCGGACGACGATCCAAACGCAAACTCGGTCGAGGAGCTCCGCTCGTATGCGAAGAAGTGGATCGCCCACCATCAATTGCAGCGACCTGAGACTGAGTCTCCCGCGGCGGGCAACCTCAACCGGAAGGCAATGTGA
- a CDS encoding tetratricopeptide repeat protein: protein MKVYCLIAAVGLSAWFWTPDQLGQRLLRQNQFAEAATAFENPMWQGVAWYRAGEFEKAAQSFSRASGPDSKFNLGNCWLMRGKYDKAIASYDEALKERPDWKEAQENRDLAEARMKATEAKGGDAGDQRVGADEVVFDKDKQKQEQGQDTDITAEQAVTDSSVQAVWLHQVQTQPADFLKSKFRYQLADREKAEQADTTPTESEPSSTQQTGTP, encoded by the coding sequence GTGAAGGTGTATTGCTTGATTGCCGCGGTTGGGTTGTCCGCTTGGTTCTGGACACCTGATCAACTCGGCCAGCGACTGTTACGACAAAACCAATTCGCGGAAGCGGCCACGGCGTTTGAAAACCCCATGTGGCAAGGCGTTGCCTGGTACCGCGCCGGCGAGTTCGAGAAAGCAGCCCAATCGTTTTCACGAGCGTCTGGTCCAGACTCCAAATTCAACTTGGGCAATTGCTGGTTGATGCGAGGGAAGTACGACAAAGCGATCGCCAGCTACGACGAGGCTTTGAAGGAGCGTCCCGATTGGAAAGAGGCTCAAGAAAATCGCGACCTTGCCGAAGCTCGCATGAAGGCCACCGAAGCCAAAGGTGGCGACGCGGGTGACCAACGCGTGGGCGCGGACGAAGTTGTCTTTGACAAAGACAAGCAAAAACAAGAACAAGGCCAAGACACGGACATCACCGCCGAACAGGCCGTAACCGATTCATCCGTGCAGGCTGTTTGGTTGCATCAAGTCCAAACCCAACCCGCCGATTTCCTGAAGTCAAAGTTTCGCTACCAACTGGCGGACCGCGAGAAAGCGGAACAGGCCGACACCACACCCACGGAATCGGAACCGTCATCAACACAGCAAACCGGTACGCCATGA
- a CDS encoding carbohydrate porin, with product MGQRNGCADGCDPFGIIACDDCAPVACDSVPCDSDGCDSAGCDSLVGCGPSCEQHDCFCKELRACLADSGITLSNNLTQFYFGTVSGGTEETGRYGGHGDYVANMDLGKLGVHEGLFLKLRAEHRFGRSIGESAGVILPPTLAADLPVAESEGLYLTNVLFTQFLSERFAVYAGKLDTLDGDTNAYASGRGITQFSNVAFIANPIVLRSVPYASLGCGFIVLGEEGDPAFNFLVMNPTDTADSDGFDELFSEGVVISAEARVGTNWLNTPGHQLLGASWSSRDYVSLGQDPRIILPNIPINRASDSWSVYWNMDQALWVDPCDASRHWGFFARAGIADDDTNPINYLLSAGLGGASPIRDGDTFGIGYYYSGTSDEIGPLLTGALGPIGDSQGVEIFYRTQLTQSVSVTPDFQWIDQAREQVSDAYLLGLRMNIAF from the coding sequence ATGGGGCAACGGAACGGGTGTGCGGACGGTTGTGACCCATTCGGGATCATCGCTTGTGACGACTGTGCCCCGGTAGCCTGTGATTCAGTGCCATGTGATTCAGATGGTTGTGATTCGGCGGGATGTGATTCACTCGTTGGCTGTGGTCCAAGTTGTGAACAGCATGATTGCTTCTGCAAGGAACTGCGTGCGTGTTTGGCGGATAGTGGGATCACGCTGTCGAACAACTTGACCCAGTTCTATTTCGGAACGGTCAGTGGCGGAACGGAAGAGACCGGACGCTATGGAGGCCATGGTGATTACGTTGCCAACATGGATCTTGGCAAACTCGGTGTACATGAAGGGCTGTTCCTGAAACTGCGAGCCGAACACCGATTTGGAAGATCCATCGGTGAAAGTGCCGGCGTGATTTTGCCACCAACACTGGCTGCCGATTTGCCCGTCGCCGAAAGCGAAGGTTTGTACCTGACCAACGTTCTGTTCACCCAGTTCCTCTCCGAACGCTTTGCGGTCTACGCGGGGAAGCTCGACACGCTCGATGGAGACACGAACGCCTATGCCAGCGGACGCGGAATCACTCAATTCTCAAACGTCGCCTTCATTGCCAATCCCATCGTTCTGCGATCAGTCCCCTACGCTTCGCTGGGATGTGGTTTCATCGTCTTGGGTGAAGAAGGCGATCCGGCATTCAATTTCTTGGTGATGAACCCGACCGACACCGCGGACTCGGACGGGTTTGATGAGTTGTTCAGCGAAGGCGTTGTGATCTCCGCCGAGGCACGTGTGGGCACGAACTGGCTGAACACACCCGGCCACCAACTGTTGGGAGCTTCCTGGAGTAGCCGAGACTACGTCTCGTTGGGCCAAGACCCGCGAATCATTCTTCCCAACATTCCGATCAATCGTGCATCGGATTCATGGTCCGTCTACTGGAACATGGACCAAGCCTTGTGGGTGGACCCATGCGACGCGAGCCGGCACTGGGGATTCTTTGCTCGCGCCGGAATCGCCGATGATGACACCAACCCGATCAACTACTTGCTGAGCGCTGGGTTGGGTGGAGCAAGCCCCATTCGCGACGGCGACACGTTTGGGATTGGTTACTACTATTCGGGAACCAGCGACGAGATTGGGCCGCTGTTGACCGGAGCCTTGGGGCCGATTGGCGACTCGCAGGGAGTTGAAATTTTCTATCGCACCCAGCTCACACAATCCGTTTCCGTCACACCTGATTTCCAATGGATTGATCAAGCTCGTGAACAAGTGTCCGATGCGTATTTGTTGGGACTTCGGATGAACATCGCGTTCTGA
- a CDS encoding YybH family protein → MITASQKLLQSICLAASIGLICPPTFGQETPNQSVESSASSADAAEGKDIQIVRAHLKRYVDAFNQRQFDTIGQLLANDVRYSDESMNLQAAGSEQLIALIRKSVEAEPSLQLAAEINDVQPLDNSHVIVRGTNTLQSESEADQTSEFAVTVTRIAADGSDAKWQITSIEEQTLSTESESPIESLGWLVGTWKEESDEGLRSDIAFVPGNQFLRRTFTFGANDEPIGYEMIGYDPRANRVRSWTYFADGSFGSGYWAGEADHWRLEMTQTLADGGEATGTCIVRPIDRDTMTVRIISRTVDGQPLPNGKAVTLKRQTSPDSDMTSDREPTVSSGDNQ, encoded by the coding sequence ATGATCACTGCTTCACAAAAGCTGCTGCAGTCAATCTGCTTGGCAGCAAGCATCGGGCTCATTTGCCCGCCCACGTTTGGACAGGAGACGCCGAATCAAAGCGTCGAGTCTTCGGCAAGTTCGGCGGACGCTGCGGAAGGCAAAGACATCCAAATCGTCCGAGCACACCTGAAACGATACGTCGATGCATTCAACCAGCGTCAGTTCGACACCATCGGTCAACTGTTGGCCAACGACGTCCGATACTCCGACGAGTCAATGAATTTGCAAGCGGCGGGATCCGAACAGCTCATCGCATTGATTCGAAAATCGGTCGAGGCGGAACCGTCCTTGCAACTGGCCGCTGAAATCAATGACGTCCAGCCTCTCGACAACTCGCATGTGATCGTCCGAGGCACCAACACGCTGCAGTCCGAGTCGGAGGCCGATCAAACCTCCGAGTTCGCCGTCACGGTAACACGAATCGCAGCGGATGGCAGCGACGCGAAGTGGCAAATCACCTCCATCGAAGAACAAACGCTTTCAACAGAATCCGAATCACCAATCGAATCTTTGGGTTGGTTGGTCGGAACCTGGAAAGAGGAATCGGACGAGGGTCTGCGGAGCGACATCGCCTTTGTCCCCGGCAATCAATTCCTGCGCCGAACCTTCACCTTCGGTGCCAATGACGAGCCGATCGGTTACGAAATGATCGGCTATGACCCGCGTGCAAATCGCGTTCGTTCCTGGACCTATTTCGCGGACGGAAGTTTCGGCAGCGGGTATTGGGCCGGCGAAGCGGATCATTGGCGTTTGGAAATGACCCAAACTCTTGCCGATGGCGGCGAAGCCACGGGCACCTGCATTGTGCGTCCGATTGATCGCGACACGATGACCGTTCGCATCATCTCACGAACGGTCGATGGTCAACCACTTCCCAATGGCAAAGCCGTCACACTGAAACGCCAGACTTCACCCGACAGCGACATGACCTCCGATCGCGAACCAACGGTTTCCTCAGGAGACAACCAATGA